The following are encoded together in the Myxocyprinus asiaticus isolate MX2 ecotype Aquarium Trade chromosome 7, UBuf_Myxa_2, whole genome shotgun sequence genome:
- the npy2rl gene encoding neuropeptide Y receptor Y2, like, with protein MESLSLINGSSESKDLAVGEDSSDLTPNNPLLELGDSTKLLGVQVVLILAYSTIIVLGVVGNSLVIYVVFKFKTLRTVTNFFIANLAVADLLVNTLCLPFTLGYTLLGEWKFGQVLCFTLPYAQGLAVHVSTVTLFVIALDRHRCIVYHLDTRMSKDTCFLVIAITWVISAVLATPLAIFREYEIVDLSPDESIEVCREKWPGSSTDSALYSISMLLLQYVLPLVVISFAYIRIWSKLRNHVSPAGHNDRHHRRRKTTKMLVAMVVVFAVSWLPFHAFQLAIDILPDVLVMKDFRLLYTVFHIVAMCSTFANPLLYGWMNRNYRSAFVAVFRCEERLESLHAEGKVATKVRNKPKKAMEAQDMVTPHLNASDV; from the exons ATGGAATCCCTCAGCTTAATCAATGGCTCCTCTGAGAGCAAAGACCTGGCAGTTGGTGAGGATTCATCTGACTTGACTCCGAACAATCCCTTGCTTGAGCTGGGAGATAGCACCAAACTTCTTGGTGTCCAGGTAGTTCTGATCTTGGCTTACTCTACCATTATCGTATTGGGCGTTGTGGGGAACTCCCTGGTGATTTATGTAGTCTTCAAATTCAAGACACTTCGTACTGTCACCAATTTCTTCATAGCAAACCTTGCCGTGGCTGATCTGCTAGTCAACACGTTGTGTCTCCCGTTCACGCTAGGTTACACTCTACTGGGAGAATGGAAATTTGGACAAGTGCTTTGTTTCACACTACCGTACGCTCAAGGTCTTGCCGTCCATGTCTCTACAGTTACATTATTTGTAATCGCTCTGGATCGACATCGATGCATCGTCTATCACCTAGACACACGGATGTCGAAGGACACCTGCTTTCTGGTCATTGCCATCACCTGGGTAATAAGTGCTGTTCTGGCTACCCCACTTGCCATCTTTAGGGAGTATGAGATTGTAGATCTTTCTCCAGATGAGTCTATTGAAGTCTGTCGGGAAAAGTGGCCCGGAAGTAGTACAGATAGCGCTCTATACTC AATCTCCATGCTGTTGCTGCAGTATGTGCTGCCCCTAGTGGTCATCTCTTTTGCCTACATCCGTATCTGGAGTAAACTCCGCAACCATGTTAGCCCAGCTGGACACAATGACAGACATCATCGTCGCCGCAAGACCACCAAGATGCTGGTGGCCATG GTTGTGGTGTTTGCGGTGAGTTGGCTGCCTTTCCATGCCTTCCAGCTCGCCATCGACATTCTCCCTGACGTGTTGGTCATGAAGGACTTCAGGCTCCTCTACACTGTTTTCCATATTGTGGCCATGTGCTCGACCTTCGCCAACCCACTTCTTTATGGCTGGATGAACCGGAACTACCGCAGTGCTTTTGTCGCCGTCTTCCGTTGCGAGGAAAGGCTAGAGTCGTTGCACGCTGAGGGCAAGGTTGCCACAAAGGTTCGCAACAAGCCCAAAAAGGCCATGGAAGCCCAAGATATGGTGACGCCACATCTCAATGCATCAGATGTCTGA